In the genome of Victivallis lenta, one region contains:
- a CDS encoding CapA family protein, protein MILAGDYIPKGCRVDWRLPSGTVLCNLEAPVLGDAPERFRPSPKAGPNLYNVTLGNERREFAFNLANNHMMDYGPEGMRATLAMLSARGIPCCGAGETREAARMPMFLQESGREIAVIGCCEHQFGVSYGGRPGVAALGGWVFDAVRAARKRADFVVVSCHAALESSPFPDPELRLFYHRLIDEGASVIHGHHAHVPQGWEQYGEGVIFYGMGNFVVDPACWGNVEPYCWSVAAAVDFSGKKLQWRTFLTRVEKSGPQTILIRECTPEEQAERQEYLAICARALRDEDAVIGYFQEGVLRHFDRLYGIPLRLPAAQPVRLTLRNRIRYAVELLADAWAVVSGRKLCSRRTRNRARIPFNFFQCESHSRAVAVALGVQIGEYPDLRTARTAEDAARIMVELL, encoded by the coding sequence ATGATTCTGGCCGGCGATTATATTCCGAAAGGCTGCCGGGTTGACTGGCGGCTTCCTTCCGGCACGGTATTGTGCAATCTGGAGGCTCCGGTGCTGGGAGACGCGCCGGAAAGATTCCGGCCGAGTCCGAAGGCAGGTCCCAACCTTTACAACGTTACCCTGGGTAATGAACGGCGGGAGTTCGCATTCAATCTGGCCAATAATCATATGATGGATTACGGCCCGGAGGGAATGCGGGCGACCCTGGCGATGCTCTCGGCGCGGGGAATCCCCTGCTGCGGCGCGGGGGAGACGCGGGAGGCGGCGCGAATGCCGATGTTTCTTCAGGAATCCGGCCGGGAAATTGCGGTGATCGGATGCTGTGAACATCAGTTCGGCGTCAGTTACGGCGGCAGGCCGGGCGTTGCGGCGCTCGGGGGATGGGTCTTCGATGCGGTCAGGGCTGCGCGGAAACGGGCCGATTTTGTTGTCGTATCCTGCCATGCCGCCCTGGAGAGTTCGCCGTTTCCGGATCCGGAGTTGCGGCTATTCTATCATCGGCTGATCGACGAAGGCGCGTCGGTGATTCACGGTCACCACGCCCATGTCCCGCAGGGCTGGGAGCAATATGGCGAAGGAGTGATCTTTTACGGAATGGGGAATTTCGTTGTCGACCCGGCCTGCTGGGGAAATGTGGAACCATATTGCTGGTCTGTGGCGGCGGCAGTGGATTTTTCGGGGAAGAAATTGCAGTGGAGAACATTTCTGACCCGGGTGGAAAAATCCGGTCCGCAAACGATTCTGATTCGGGAATGCACGCCGGAGGAACAGGCGGAACGTCAGGAGTATCTGGCCATTTGCGCCAGAGCGCTGCGGGACGAAGATGCGGTGATCGGCTATTTTCAGGAAGGGGTGCTGCGGCACTTCGACCGTCTGTATGGCATTCCGCTGCGTCTGCCTGCGGCACAGCCGGTCCGGCTGACGCTGCGCAACCGGATTCGTTATGCCGTGGAGCTGCTGGCGGATGCCTGGGCTGTCGTCAGCGGCCGCAAGCTTTGCAGCCGGCGCACGCGGAACCGCGCCCGGATTCCATTCAACTTCTTCCAGTGTGAGAGTCACAGCCGCGCGGTTGCCGTGGCGTTGGGCGTTCAAATCGGCGAATATCCGGATCTGCGGACAGCCCGCACCGCGGAGGATGCGGCACGCATTATGGTAGAGCTGTTGTGA
- a CDS encoding NAD/NADP octopine/nopaline dehydrogenase family protein, giving the protein MKITIVGGGSSAHTLIPMLSHCGHEVSLLTQRPNSWGSTVTMQVRDVDNVTVQSLTGRLARAAADPAAVIPEADIIVLCLPVHQYRNMLHQIAPHVSRRKKQWIGCIYGQAGVNWMIREIIRKFRLEMTGYFAFGLLPWICRIEAYGHCGINYGPKTTNVAAVYPRSDFAWLNECFFQDICFRYFGRGAVRQAENFLSLTLSADNQIIHPARCYGLFRRYGDHWNSEEAIPYFYRDFDEESADILQRLDDEYSLVRNRIIARFPGSDFQYMLNYLELEKLSYHSCNTDIRQSFVESKTLHHIKPPVVFEKNRWTLDKNHRFFRDDINYGLCIAKWFADQLDIPTPMIDIILQWAKTIRSESYSLEKGLAIPEADRNGFSYGIPPVYGLESIDQVIAEEQ; this is encoded by the coding sequence ATGAAAATTACAATTGTCGGCGGCGGCAGCAGTGCCCATACACTGATTCCGATGCTTTCTCATTGCGGGCATGAAGTATCGCTTCTGACCCAACGGCCGAACAGCTGGGGCTCCACCGTGACCATGCAGGTTCGGGATGTGGACAATGTCACGGTTCAGAGTTTGACCGGCCGTCTGGCCCGGGCGGCTGCTGACCCCGCGGCGGTGATTCCGGAGGCGGACATCATTGTCTTATGCCTGCCGGTCCACCAGTATCGCAATATGCTGCATCAGATCGCCCCCCATGTCTCCAGGCGGAAGAAGCAATGGATCGGCTGCATTTACGGCCAGGCCGGAGTCAACTGGATGATACGGGAAATCATCCGTAAATTCCGGCTGGAAATGACCGGTTATTTTGCTTTCGGGCTGCTGCCCTGGATCTGCCGCATTGAAGCTTACGGACATTGCGGCATCAACTATGGGCCGAAGACGACCAATGTTGCCGCCGTATATCCCCGCTCCGATTTCGCCTGGCTGAATGAGTGCTTTTTTCAGGATATATGCTTTCGCTATTTTGGCCGGGGGGCAGTGAGACAGGCGGAGAATTTTCTTTCCCTGACATTATCGGCGGATAATCAGATCATACACCCCGCCCGGTGTTACGGATTGTTCCGGCGGTATGGGGATCACTGGAATTCAGAGGAGGCCATCCCTTATTTTTACCGGGATTTCGATGAGGAATCCGCAGACATTCTTCAGCGTCTTGACGATGAATATTCTCTGGTGAGAAACCGGATCATCGCCCGGTTCCCCGGCAGTGATTTTCAATATATGCTTAATTATCTTGAATTGGAAAAGTTGAGCTATCACTCATGCAATACCGATATCCGGCAATCTTTTGTGGAATCGAAAACGCTGCATCACATCAAACCCCCGGTGGTATTTGAGAAAAACCGGTGGACTCTGGATAAAAACCATAGATTTTTCCGTGATGATATCAACTACGGCCTGTGCATTGCCAAATGGTTTGCCGATCAGCTGGACATCCCGACTCCGATGATTGATATCATTCTGCAATGGGCCAAAACGATTCGCAGCGAAAGCTACTCTTTGGAAAAAGGGCTTGCGATTCCGGAAGCCGACAGGAACGGTTTCTCGTACGGTATTCCGCCGGTGTACGGTTTGGAATCAATCGATCAGGTGATCGCCGAAGAACAATAG
- a CDS encoding phenylacetate--CoA ligase family protein produces MAVEHMTRGELERLQQRKLQKLLRYAVLHVPFYRNYAQEHHWDIDALSLEQFPVLDKAAFRSHEAEFISDEYDRSRLECCHTSGSTGEPFCFYSDPKERTYTYATFWRGLARAGIRPGDKRVWVKGIDETAQLPPVARCRRKLWSMINRCLLVDAHFLTVSPEHLARTVENIRRYNPVYFHGYAASIAEIARWVKESGRDARSLFPSLRAVVSESEKLYPEQRELFEEVFRVPVYENYGSVEFGMIAQPDTDGNLLLNEDHIVAESTGGDEEAVITNLDSFAFPFIRYKNGDRIRLGGDQGHALPFRRLNMVLGRMTECLKLSSGGTLQAFAITSAVYNLSEWIRSYQFIQTDLEHLKLLVVPCREKLPEDVVRKISAYIHDVSGGTLQTDIEYVTRIPLTKNGKRLFVISQIDHQSGR; encoded by the coding sequence ATGGCGGTGGAACATATGACGCGCGGGGAGCTCGAACGGCTTCAGCAGCGGAAATTGCAGAAGCTGCTGCGTTATGCGGTGCTTCATGTGCCGTTTTACCGGAACTATGCACAGGAGCATCACTGGGATATCGATGCATTGTCCCTGGAACAGTTTCCCGTTCTGGACAAGGCGGCCTTTCGCTCGCACGAAGCGGAATTTATCTCGGATGAATATGACCGGAGCAGGCTTGAATGCTGCCATACCAGCGGAAGTACCGGGGAGCCGTTCTGTTTCTATTCCGACCCGAAGGAACGCACTTACACCTACGCAACGTTTTGGCGGGGGCTGGCACGGGCCGGAATCCGTCCGGGAGACAAGCGGGTCTGGGTCAAAGGGATTGACGAGACGGCACAGCTGCCGCCCGTGGCCCGGTGCCGCCGCAAACTCTGGAGCATGATCAACCGCTGTCTGCTGGTGGATGCTCATTTTCTTACGGTTTCTCCCGAACACCTGGCCCGTACAGTGGAAAACATCCGCCGTTACAACCCGGTATATTTTCACGGTTATGCCGCCTCCATTGCGGAGATTGCGCGGTGGGTGAAAGAGTCGGGCAGGGACGCGCGCAGCCTGTTCCCCTCGCTTCGCGCGGTGGTTTCGGAATCGGAGAAACTCTATCCGGAACAGCGGGAACTGTTTGAAGAGGTGTTCCGGGTCCCGGTATATGAGAATTACGGTTCAGTTGAATTTGGAATGATCGCCCAGCCGGATACCGACGGCAACCTGCTGCTCAACGAAGACCATATCGTCGCCGAATCGACGGGCGGCGACGAAGAAGCGGTAATCACCAATCTTGACAGCTTCGCCTTTCCGTTTATCCGTTATAAGAACGGCGACCGCATTCGCCTGGGCGGGGATCAGGGCCATGCGCTGCCGTTCCGCCGGCTGAACATGGTTCTGGGACGCATGACCGAATGCCTGAAACTGTCGTCCGGCGGGACGCTGCAGGCGTTTGCGATCACATCGGCGGTATACAACCTGTCGGAATGGATACGCAGCTATCAGTTCATTCAGACTGATCTGGAACATCTGAAGCTGCTGGTTGTTCCCTGCCGGGAGAAGCTTCCGGAAGATGTCGTCCGAAAGATATCTGCATATATCCATGACGTCAGCGGAGGCACGCTTCAGACCGACATTGAATATGTGACTCGGATTCCCCTGACGAAAAACGGGAAACGATTGTTCGTGATTTCGCAAATAGACCATCAGTCGGGGAGATGA
- a CDS encoding O-antigen translocase, whose amino-acid sequence MSSSYRQIFKATSLIGGASLISGSVHLVQNKVVAVLLGAEGFALLEIYNSIIALISSIVNFGLGNSGVRQIAEAAGQDGPGGKTSISAVVTAYRHIIWITGALGVVLTVGMAPVLSRWFFKSPEYAWSIALLSIPLLLGILCSGQQCVIQGLRRIADLSKIRVWAALGGAMGAIPCYFLWGKNGIVIALTVIAGIMLGVTWLYARRINLEQVRLNAAEHRRILTPMLQLGICFMSSSVIMAASQFVHKLLLTRMLGVDACGLYQAAYALSAFLIGFVLNAMGTDYYPRLVGLVTRPAEMARAINEQLEISLLLAIPALLGMMALAPWLVAVFYSASFTEAADLIRLFLFGILGQVFVWPLGYAVIAHGDGKLFVMLQLIPHSTHVLLLFLGIRYWGVQGAALSLFVNYLLSGGMMVGLLRCYYHIRFAWPVPVLTGAALIGLCGTLLLARSLTPWTQLWVNCGLAGAGGLLCLYVLIRRLNFSPRRLLEKRMKHGR is encoded by the coding sequence ATGAGCAGTTCATACCGGCAGATATTCAAGGCAACTTCGCTGATTGGCGGAGCATCGCTCATCAGCGGCAGCGTGCATCTGGTTCAAAACAAGGTTGTGGCGGTACTGCTGGGGGCCGAGGGCTTCGCTTTGCTGGAGATCTACAACAGCATCATCGCACTGATTTCCAGTATTGTCAATTTCGGCCTGGGAAACAGCGGGGTCCGGCAGATCGCGGAGGCCGCGGGTCAGGACGGCCCCGGCGGTAAGACGTCCATCAGTGCCGTCGTCACGGCCTACCGCCATATCATCTGGATTACAGGCGCTCTGGGGGTCGTTCTGACCGTGGGCATGGCTCCCGTGCTGTCCCGCTGGTTCTTCAAATCCCCGGAATACGCCTGGAGCATTGCGCTGCTGAGCATACCGCTGCTGCTGGGAATTCTCTGTTCCGGCCAGCAATGTGTCATCCAGGGGCTGCGGCGGATTGCCGATTTGAGCAAGATCCGTGTCTGGGCCGCCCTGGGGGGAGCGATGGGAGCGATACCCTGTTATTTCCTGTGGGGAAAAAACGGGATTGTGATTGCGCTGACTGTCATTGCCGGAATCATGCTGGGGGTAACGTGGCTATATGCGCGCAGGATCAATCTGGAGCAGGTCAGGCTGAATGCGGCGGAACACCGCCGTATTCTGACGCCGATGCTGCAGCTGGGTATCTGTTTCATGTCTTCATCGGTGATTATGGCGGCGTCGCAGTTCGTTCACAAGCTGCTGCTGACCCGAATGCTGGGGGTCGATGCCTGCGGCCTGTACCAGGCGGCTTATGCGTTGTCCGCGTTTTTGATCGGCTTTGTTCTGAACGCAATGGGTACCGATTATTATCCGCGCCTGGTGGGTTTGGTGACGCGTCCGGCGGAGATGGCGCGCGCGATCAACGAACAGTTGGAGATTTCGCTCCTGCTGGCGATTCCGGCGCTGCTGGGGATGATGGCGCTGGCGCCGTGGCTGGTCGCCGTTTTCTACTCCGCAAGTTTTACGGAGGCGGCGGATTTGATCCGGCTGTTTCTGTTTGGAATTCTCGGGCAGGTATTTGTCTGGCCGCTGGGATATGCGGTGATTGCTCACGGCGACGGGAAGTTGTTTGTGATGCTGCAGCTGATTCCGCACAGCACGCATGTTCTGCTGCTGTTCCTGGGAATCAGATATTGGGGCGTCCAGGGCGCGGCATTGTCGTTGTTCGTCAATTATCTGCTGTCCGGCGGGATGATGGTTGGTTTACTGCGCTGTTATTATCATATCCGGTTCGCCTGGCCGGTTCCGGTTTTGACCGGCGCCGCGCTGATCGGGTTGTGCGGCACGTTGCTTCTCGCCCGCAGTCTGACTCCGTGGACGCAATTGTGGGTGAATTGCGGACTTGCCGGGGCGGGAGGACTGCTTTGCCTGTATGTATTGATCCGCCGCCTGAATTTCTCGCCGCGCCGTTTATTGGAAAAAAGGATGAAGCATGGACGCTGA
- a CDS encoding glycosyltransferase, whose translation MKILNIVPYVGNVSAGPSYSVPRLCGAVAAVPGMKLTLHTLAPLPAAREEWNFAVQAWPRHRFPHPALGRSPEMRRGLQEACQTADIIHNHSLWMLPNIYPEFVRRGTRCKLVISPRGCLAPWALNRSRWKKCVSRMLGQYANLFRADMLHATCEKEYREIRAFGLKQPVLILPNGVDLPPEIPRTSGVRRKLLFLGRLHPVKGIENLLAAWRALAEDHPDWELHIVGPGEPAYTAGLKARAARLPRVEFHGEARGDMRNAEYSGADLYVLPSYTENFGMTVAEALSCKTPVVTTDGTPWTELPAHHAGWCVPVGAETLIPALREALDTPREELAAMGEAGRRWMEQDFNWNVIGRRTAAAYRWLVDGGEKPAWIRVD comes from the coding sequence ATGAAAATTCTGAATATTGTGCCATATGTCGGCAACGTTTCGGCGGGGCCGTCCTACTCGGTTCCGCGGCTTTGCGGGGCTGTCGCCGCGGTTCCCGGCATGAAGTTGACTCTGCACACGCTTGCACCATTGCCCGCGGCGCGGGAAGAGTGGAATTTCGCGGTTCAGGCCTGGCCGAGACACAGGTTCCCGCATCCCGCTCTGGGACGTTCGCCTGAAATGCGGCGTGGTCTGCAGGAAGCGTGCCAAACTGCGGATATCATTCACAATCACAGCCTTTGGATGCTGCCGAACATTTACCCGGAATTCGTGCGGCGGGGAACCCGCTGCAAGCTGGTGATCAGCCCGCGGGGCTGCCTGGCTCCCTGGGCGCTGAACCGGTCGCGGTGGAAGAAGTGCGTCAGCCGGATGCTGGGGCAATATGCCAACCTTTTCCGGGCCGATATGCTGCATGCCACCTGTGAAAAAGAGTATCGTGAAATCCGGGCGTTCGGCCTGAAGCAGCCGGTGTTGATTCTGCCGAATGGCGTGGATCTGCCGCCGGAGATTCCCCGGACCTCCGGAGTGCGGCGGAAACTGCTGTTCCTGGGCAGGCTGCATCCCGTCAAGGGGATCGAAAATCTTTTGGCGGCATGGCGGGCGCTGGCTGAAGATCATCCGGATTGGGAACTGCATATCGTCGGTCCCGGGGAGCCGGCCTACACCGCGGGTCTGAAGGCCCGGGCGGCCCGTCTGCCGCGGGTCGAATTCCACGGCGAAGCCAGGGGGGATATGCGGAACGCGGAATATTCCGGAGCGGATCTGTATGTTCTGCCGTCATATACCGAGAATTTCGGGATGACTGTGGCCGAAGCTCTGAGCTGTAAAACTCCGGTTGTCACCACCGACGGCACGCCGTGGACGGAACTGCCGGCGCATCATGCCGGATGGTGCGTCCCGGTCGGGGCGGAAACGCTGATTCCCGCTCTGCGGGAGGCGCTGGACACCCCCCGGGAAGAACTCGCAGCCATGGGCGAGGCCGGACGCCGCTGGATGGAACAGGATTTCAACTGGAACGTGATCGGCCGGAGAACCGCGGCCGCATATCG
- a CDS encoding glycosyltransferase family 4 protein yields MKIAICWTGYSGYMAACWQALCACRGLQVRIYSPETRYHYAPEILEKLPIQIFTAEELSAGKLVRAVVQQGPDLIFVSGFSYKPFRQLLRVRELKTAKVVMCMDAAWRGQLRQFAARVVYAPYVRRTSAVVVAGERGRQYARYLGYAANRIFGSTYGCDYARFSPAMAVRRKAPEGWPRSFVYIGRYAKIKGLDTLLEAYRRYRRARQDAWPLHCFGNGDLRDQLLQTEGVVDHGFLQPQELQEELSRHGAMILPSKHEPWGVALAEAAASGLPIICSDACCSGLDIVRQLYDGLVFAAGDAGQLTRAMLYLHDHRDSLPEFGARAQVYAQAYSAENWARRWEWIIENVMESE; encoded by the coding sequence ATGAAAATTGCGATTTGCTGGACCGGGTATTCCGGGTATATGGCTGCCTGCTGGCAGGCGTTATGCGCCTGTCGCGGACTCCAGGTGCGGATTTATTCTCCGGAAACCCGTTACCACTATGCGCCGGAGATTCTGGAGAAGCTGCCCATTCAGATTTTCACGGCGGAGGAGTTGTCGGCGGGGAAGCTGGTCCGGGCTGTGGTCCAGCAGGGTCCGGATCTCATTTTTGTCTCCGGCTTCTCCTACAAACCGTTCCGGCAGCTGCTGCGGGTCAGGGAACTGAAAACGGCAAAGGTCGTCATGTGCATGGATGCGGCGTGGCGCGGTCAGCTGCGGCAGTTTGCGGCCAGAGTGGTCTACGCCCCCTATGTCCGCCGAACCAGTGCCGTGGTGGTGGCCGGGGAACGCGGACGGCAGTATGCCCGTTATCTCGGGTATGCCGCCAACCGGATTTTCGGCAGCACTTACGGCTGCGACTATGCGCGATTCAGTCCGGCGATGGCGGTGCGCCGCAAGGCCCCGGAAGGCTGGCCGCGCAGTTTCGTCTACATCGGCCGCTATGCGAAAATCAAAGGACTGGATACCCTGCTGGAAGCATACCGGCGTTATCGCCGGGCGCGTCAGGATGCCTGGCCCCTTCATTGCTTCGGCAATGGTGATTTGCGGGATCAGCTGCTGCAGACCGAAGGAGTTGTCGATCATGGATTCCTTCAGCCGCAGGAGCTTCAGGAAGAGCTGAGCCGGCATGGCGCGATGATTCTGCCCAGCAAACATGAACCGTGGGGTGTGGCGCTGGCGGAAGCTGCGGCTTCGGGGCTGCCGATCATCTGTTCCGACGCATGCTGTTCCGGATTGGATATTGTCCGCCAGCTGTATGACGGGCTGGTTTTTGCCGCTGGCGACGCCGGGCAGCTGACCCGGGCGATGCTCTATCTGCACGATCACCGGGATTCCCTGCCGGAGTTCGGAGCGCGGGCGCAGGTGTATGCCCAGGCATATTCCGCGGAAAACTGGGCCCGGCGCTGGGAATGGATCATTGAAAATGTGATGGAGTCAGAATGA
- a CDS encoding O-antigen ligase family protein: MPVLPPASGHRGVDLAAVLADRGGTDLEKALAMTQSDVIGGIAAVPAQDETECWSKGDVFIVWLIGCVTILRNTTLGIPVPLPVYYGIWGVGAGWTLLRMPGKALQVNPAAAVLGLAAVCSIIANDIPEFFHPWLRLLGWGMVMFLTSNLLDSGYLRQFRLHLSRTFDWLLAAGVGVSLLSCAIPFLPQYYGSQLHGIFSQPMLCGPFAAITAIWALYQARLHGNRRWLWLGAACMATAAAMLSGSRGAVAGLICGVLFFIFFNTRKHLAMLQIAVLIGIAAATFSRWDDAAETLWEKTQAGLERSNSIFDSRASKWEVQWEDFTEHPVLGNGFANSSDYFFLSMDNAGVEPGSGWIYVLASTGIFGGVCVAAMIFRLWAVFLHKSHDVNLETVFRMAVLAFFMIHLCIEGYIFFAGSPLCVLFWLTQGRCSDLLSSPSRSPEP; encoded by the coding sequence TTGCCCGTCCTGCCGCCTGCATCTGGTCATCGAGGCGTTGACCTCGCCGCGGTACTGGCGGATCGCGGCGGCACGGATCTGGAAAAGGCTCTGGCGATGACGCAAAGTGATGTTATCGGCGGCATCGCCGCCGTTCCGGCGCAGGACGAAACGGAGTGCTGGTCCAAAGGTGACGTATTCATTGTCTGGCTGATCGGATGCGTCACGATTCTGCGCAATACCACGCTCGGAATTCCCGTCCCGCTGCCGGTTTATTACGGGATCTGGGGCGTCGGCGCGGGATGGACGCTGCTGCGAATGCCGGGCAAAGCATTGCAGGTCAATCCTGCCGCGGCAGTACTGGGGCTGGCGGCGGTCTGTTCGATCATAGCCAACGACATTCCGGAGTTCTTTCACCCGTGGCTGCGGCTGCTGGGATGGGGAATGGTTATGTTTTTGACTTCCAATCTGCTCGATTCCGGATATTTGCGGCAATTCCGCCTGCACCTGAGCCGGACATTCGACTGGCTTCTGGCCGCAGGCGTCGGAGTGTCTTTGCTGTCATGCGCAATTCCTTTCCTGCCGCAATATTATGGAAGCCAGCTGCATGGGATATTCAGCCAGCCGATGCTGTGCGGTCCGTTTGCCGCGATCACCGCAATCTGGGCGCTGTATCAGGCGAGGCTTCACGGAAACAGGCGCTGGCTGTGGCTGGGGGCGGCTTGCATGGCGACGGCCGCCGCCATGTTGTCCGGATCGCGCGGCGCGGTGGCGGGGCTGATCTGCGGCGTATTGTTTTTTATTTTTTTCAATACGCGCAAGCATCTCGCAATGCTTCAGATTGCAGTGTTGATCGGCATTGCTGCGGCCACCTTTTCCCGCTGGGACGATGCGGCCGAAACGTTATGGGAAAAAACGCAAGCCGGTCTGGAGCGTTCCAACAGCATATTTGACTCCCGTGCATCCAAGTGGGAGGTCCAATGGGAAGATTTCACGGAGCATCCCGTTCTCGGCAACGGCTTTGCGAACAGCTCGGATTATTTCTTCCTCAGCATGGACAATGCCGGGGTGGAGCCCGGCTCCGGCTGGATATATGTGCTGGCCTCCACCGGGATTTTCGGCGGAGTGTGCGTTGCGGCCATGATATTTCGGTTGTGGGCGGTATTTCTGCATAAATCGCACGATGTGAATCTGGAGACGGTGTTCCGGATGGCAGTGCTGGCATTCTTTATGATCCACCTCTGCATTGAAGGATACATTTTTTTTGCAGGAAGCCCGTTATGTGTGCTGTTCTGGCTGACCCAGGGACGTTGCAGTGATCTTCTGTCTTCGCCTTCCCGCAGTCCGGAACCATAA
- a CDS encoding glycosyltransferase family 39 protein: MRIDFCGDGTGRKISLWYFGAFLVLFSFLVRYFSYVWDPVISRDGILYLQAARQLADGVLPENRPELFYISPLFIRLLGQYAAWGWKVETAGALTNIIAGAVIPVIIWAIARAFGMKNKWAVWCGVLAAVHPTLVAVSYELQRESLYLLFCLLAILCAAMACGRRAAWLWGGAGILTAAGTLCRYEALELVILFCAGIGCACFLKCCSLREALKNLSFYFLGCVFGGILFFCLLDLSAGDFLNYITGKVQAVFRI; this comes from the coding sequence ATGCGGATCGATTTTTGCGGCGACGGTACGGGCCGGAAGATATCGCTCTGGTACTTCGGAGCGTTTCTCGTGCTTTTTTCCTTTCTGGTGCGTTATTTCTCCTACGTCTGGGACCCGGTCATCTCGCGGGACGGGATTTTATATTTGCAGGCCGCCCGCCAATTGGCGGATGGCGTTCTGCCGGAAAACCGTCCGGAGCTTTTTTATATTTCCCCGCTTTTCATCCGGCTGCTGGGGCAGTATGCCGCATGGGGCTGGAAAGTCGAAACGGCGGGAGCCCTGACCAATATCATTGCCGGGGCGGTGATTCCGGTAATTATCTGGGCAATCGCCAGAGCGTTCGGGATGAAAAACAAGTGGGCCGTATGGTGCGGAGTACTGGCCGCCGTTCATCCGACGCTGGTGGCGGTTTCATATGAGCTGCAGCGGGAATCATTATATCTGCTGTTTTGTCTGCTTGCGATTCTGTGCGCGGCGATGGCCTGCGGCAGGAGAGCTGCGTGGCTGTGGGGAGGGGCCGGCATATTGACGGCGGCCGGAACATTATGCCGTTATGAGGCGTTGGAATTGGTGATATTGTTTTGCGCGGGAATCGGTTGTGCCTGTTTCCTGAAATGCTGTTCATTGCGGGAAGCGTTGAAAAATCTGTCGTTTTATTTTCTCGGATGCGTTTTCGGAGGAATCCTTTTCTTCTGTCTGCTGGATTTGTCCGCCGGTGATTTTTTGAATTATATCACAGGGAAGGTTCAGGCGGTTTTCCGGATATGA
- a CDS encoding glycosyltransferase, translating into MDAEEKPLLTYCLVTYNQEKYVRESVLSAFAQTYSPLEIVLSDDCSTDRTFEIMRELAAGYRGPHRIILNRNERNLGLGMHASKVWGELSSGRWLIGAAGDDISLPERAEAVARAAQQYPEAACIWSGCDFIDGEGAVLPRSASAEHGGIYTYRNTIPAILGATVAYRRDVYSEFGPLGGEVRNEDIVMSLRSLLLGEFVRIDAPLVKYRKHDSNLSGKFTDGRDKIERMRFRLGYAHLQQLADLQKYLEKHPEQYRRIARLRRRVSDNYIVSQFCSAFRFCPSCRLHLVIEALTSPRYWRIAAARIWKRLWR; encoded by the coding sequence ATGGACGCTGAAGAAAAACCTCTGTTGACCTATTGTCTGGTGACCTACAACCAGGAGAAATATGTCCGGGAATCGGTTTTGAGCGCATTTGCCCAGACCTACTCGCCTTTGGAAATCGTGCTCTCCGATGATTGTTCGACCGACCGGACGTTTGAAATCATGCGGGAGCTGGCCGCCGGTTATCGCGGACCGCACCGGATTATCCTGAACCGCAATGAACGGAATCTGGGATTGGGAATGCACGCCAGCAAGGTGTGGGGAGAGTTGTCCAGCGGCCGGTGGCTGATCGGCGCCGCGGGCGATGACATATCCCTGCCCGAACGTGCGGAGGCCGTCGCGCGTGCCGCGCAGCAATATCCGGAGGCCGCCTGCATTTGGTCCGGATGCGATTTTATCGACGGGGAAGGAGCCGTACTGCCGCGTTCCGCATCGGCGGAGCATGGCGGAATCTATACGTACAGGAATACGATTCCGGCCATTCTCGGAGCAACCGTGGCTTACCGGCGGGATGTTTACAGCGAGTTCGGGCCGTTGGGAGGAGAAGTCCGCAACGAGGATATTGTAATGAGCCTGCGCTCGCTGCTGCTGGGGGAATTTGTCCGGATTGACGCGCCGCTGGTCAAATACCGCAAGCACGATTCCAATTTGAGCGGTAAATTCACCGATGGACGGGATAAAATTGAACGGATGCGTTTCCGGCTGGGATATGCGCACCTGCAGCAGCTGGCCGACCTGCAGAAATATCTGGAAAAACATCCGGAGCAATATCGGCGGATCGCCCGGCTCCGCCGCCGGGTATCGGATAATTACATCGTGTCGCAATTCTGCAGCGCCTTCCGCTTTTGCCCGTCCTGCCGCCTGCATCTGGTCATCGAGGCGTTGACCTCGCCGCGGTACTGGCGGATCGCGGCGGCACGGATCTGGAAAAGGCTCTGGCGATGA